A window of Corallococcus macrosporus DSM 14697 contains these coding sequences:
- a CDS encoding nucleotidyltransferase family protein: MRVGVVLLAAGGSSRLGHPKQLVRYQGTTLVRRAAEAAASLRCGPVVVVLGAARDAVAAELTGLDVRAVDHPDWAAGPGGSLRAGLGALRELEPPALDAVLVLLCDQLRVDAAHLRALLAAFERGGAPVVASAYEDTRGVPALFARGVFPELEALGPAQGARGVIAREPSRVVTVPLPGGGADVDTAEDVARLT; encoded by the coding sequence GTGAGGGTGGGCGTGGTGCTGCTGGCCGCGGGGGGCTCCTCGCGGCTGGGCCACCCCAAGCAGCTCGTGCGCTACCAGGGCACGACGCTGGTGCGGCGCGCCGCCGAGGCCGCCGCGTCCCTGCGGTGCGGCCCGGTGGTGGTCGTGCTGGGCGCGGCGCGGGACGCGGTCGCCGCGGAGCTGACGGGCCTGGACGTGCGCGCAGTGGACCATCCGGACTGGGCCGCCGGGCCCGGGGGCTCGCTGCGCGCGGGGCTGGGCGCGCTTCGCGAGCTGGAGCCGCCCGCGCTGGACGCGGTGCTCGTGCTGCTGTGTGACCAGCTCCGCGTGGACGCCGCGCACCTGCGCGCGCTGCTGGCCGCGTTCGAGCGCGGCGGCGCGCCCGTGGTGGCCTCCGCCTACGAGGACACCCGGGGCGTGCCCGCGCTCTTCGCGCGCGGCGTCTTCCCGGAGCTGGAGGCGCTCGGCCCCGCCCAGGGCGCGCGCGGCGTGATTGCGCGCGAGCCCTCGCGCGTGGTGACAGTCCCGCTGCCGGGCGGCGGCGCTGACGTGGACACGGCGGAGGATGTCGCGCGGCTGACGTGA
- a CDS encoding XdhC family protein: protein MKDLDAILRARTSARGPLVLATVVAVAGSAYRRPGARMLMSEDGWLAGGVSGGCLEADIVRKAFFWTTTGPRLLRYDSTSDAAEDEGAFSFALGCNGVVDVLLERWDSGAGEALTFAAGARAAGRRAVVATVYRGPASAVGARLMLRDDGADTGSLPGALGDAVRAAAREALAAGRTWSGPCGGADVLVEVVEPPHPLVLFGSGFDVVPVVNQAAALGWHVTVVADRPAQALRRRFPQAHAVVSAKAADAPGAVPLSPRTLAVLMTHSLPQDRELLARLLPRPLRYLGVLGPRSRTDRLLAELGSAPTDAHLEKLHAPVGLDLGAEGAEEIALSIIAELQAVVAGREGGKLRERRAPIHTAAAPPARRLA from the coding sequence ATGAAGGACCTGGACGCCATCCTCCGCGCGCGCACGTCGGCTCGCGGCCCGCTGGTCCTGGCCACGGTGGTCGCCGTGGCGGGCTCGGCGTACCGGCGGCCGGGGGCGCGGATGTTGATGAGCGAGGACGGCTGGCTGGCGGGAGGCGTCAGCGGCGGCTGCCTGGAGGCCGACATCGTCCGCAAGGCCTTCTTCTGGACCACCACCGGCCCGCGCCTGCTGCGCTACGACTCCACCAGCGACGCCGCGGAGGATGAGGGCGCCTTCTCCTTCGCGCTGGGCTGCAACGGCGTGGTGGACGTGCTGCTGGAGCGCTGGGATTCGGGCGCGGGGGAAGCGCTCACCTTCGCCGCGGGGGCGCGCGCGGCCGGGCGCCGGGCGGTGGTGGCCACGGTGTACCGGGGCCCCGCGAGCGCCGTGGGTGCCCGGCTGATGCTCCGCGATGACGGCGCCGACACGGGCTCACTTCCCGGCGCGCTGGGAGACGCCGTGCGCGCGGCGGCGCGCGAGGCCCTGGCGGCGGGCCGCACGTGGAGCGGCCCCTGCGGCGGCGCGGACGTGCTGGTGGAGGTCGTCGAGCCGCCCCACCCCCTGGTGCTCTTCGGCAGCGGCTTCGACGTGGTGCCGGTGGTGAACCAGGCCGCGGCCCTGGGCTGGCACGTCACCGTGGTGGCGGACCGGCCCGCGCAGGCCCTGCGGCGCCGCTTTCCCCAGGCCCACGCGGTGGTGTCGGCGAAGGCGGCGGACGCGCCCGGCGCGGTGCCCCTGTCGCCGCGCACGCTGGCCGTGTTGATGACGCACAGCCTGCCGCAGGACCGCGAGTTGCTGGCGCGGCTGCTCCCCCGCCCCCTGCGCTACCTGGGCGTGCTGGGGCCGCGCTCGCGCACGGACCGGCTGCTCGCGGAGCTGGGCTCGGCGCCCACCGACGCGCACCTGGAGAAGCTGCACGCCCCCGTGGGGCTGGACCTGGGCGCGGAGGGCGCGGAGGAGATTGCCCTGTCCATCATCGCGGAGCTGCAAGCGGTCGTCGCAGGACGCGAGGGCGGCAAGCTCCGCGAGCGGCGGGCGCCCATCCACACCGCCGCGGCGCCGCCGGCGCGGAGGCTGGCGTGA
- a CDS encoding HAD family hydrolase — MSASTPRGILFDLDGTLVDSLPDIIDSFLHGFTHVGLPVPTYEQVRAFIGHPLDWMYRQFAPEPHVAALCAAYRAHYPLNFHRNSRPYPGVAEVLRTLRERGYLLAVATTKRPDMARKFVDAMGLGPLLHHVQGTDGFPHKPAPDVIHHALAALGTGGLWMVGDTALDLRAGQAAGLRTYAVTWGTHPVDVLASASPDELQPNLTRLLAHLPPLK; from the coding sequence GTGAGCGCTTCAACTCCTCGCGGCATCCTCTTCGACCTCGACGGCACGCTGGTGGACTCGCTGCCGGACATCATCGACAGCTTCCTCCACGGCTTCACGCACGTGGGGCTGCCGGTGCCCACCTACGAGCAGGTCCGGGCCTTCATCGGCCACCCGCTGGACTGGATGTACCGCCAGTTCGCGCCGGAGCCGCACGTCGCCGCCCTGTGCGCGGCGTACCGTGCGCACTACCCGCTCAACTTCCACCGCAACTCGCGGCCCTATCCAGGGGTGGCGGAGGTGCTGCGCACGCTGCGCGAGCGCGGCTACCTGCTCGCGGTGGCCACCACCAAGCGCCCCGACATGGCGCGCAAGTTCGTGGACGCCATGGGCCTGGGCCCGCTGCTCCACCACGTCCAGGGCACGGATGGCTTTCCGCACAAGCCCGCGCCGGACGTCATCCACCACGCGCTGGCGGCGCTGGGCACCGGCGGGCTGTGGATGGTGGGGGACACCGCGTTGGACCTGCGCGCCGGACAGGCCGCGGGGCTGCGGACCTACGCCGTCACCTGGGGCACGCACCCGGTGGACGTGCTCGCCAGCGCCTCGCCGGATGAGCTGCAGCCGAACCTGACACGGCTGCTGGCGCACCTGCCGCCGCTGAAGTGA
- a CDS encoding DUF6311 domain-containing protein, with protein MTPALPERTRRMLGSAAASVAANAGPLGAAGVGLLAFLAIYGPAALDPTRLGWLIRDDFSQHLLGWLFFRNEPWRFPLGAIDGYLHPLGTTLGYMDAIPWVALLLRPFSGLLPADFQYIGPWMCACLMLQGASAAWVARRTGATVAQQWLVGALLVLSPTLLARMSMAHEALCAHWTLILLVGLHLAPQRDARDAKQALGIALALCVFAAGVHPVIAAMVLALALSLCARTALERKLPWRWPVLGAVVHVGSVLVLFYVLGYLGTVRTLGAGSFGGFSADLLAFVNPLGYQRDFSWSRFLSPLPRQGAQYEGFGYLGLGVLFALWAALVLVVRDAPLVARHWRRWVPVALVALGLFFFALSSRVTLRGELIADLTRLYAPVMRWVEPFRSSGRFVWPLYYLLALGAALALIRLPKPTVAPSLLALALALQAFDVNLGRGHQAKEGPAWNTQPSDALRELAVGREHLVLYPPQMHDGSGRGCRAGPMDFHRWAYRAYRLGLTFNSGYVARLDDARAQSYCLGLDDDIRAGRLDPRTVYLSIPQRLHEFRAIRGTRCVQEERLWLCVLEQAPAPPVERAAP; from the coding sequence ATGACGCCCGCCCTGCCCGAGCGGACGCGGCGCATGCTGGGCTCGGCCGCCGCCTCCGTCGCGGCGAACGCGGGGCCGCTGGGCGCCGCCGGGGTGGGGCTGCTGGCCTTCCTGGCCATCTACGGGCCAGCGGCGCTGGACCCCACCCGCCTGGGCTGGCTCATCCGAGACGACTTCAGCCAGCACCTGCTGGGCTGGCTGTTCTTCCGCAACGAGCCCTGGCGCTTCCCGCTGGGCGCCATCGACGGGTACCTGCATCCGCTCGGGACGACGCTCGGCTACATGGACGCCATCCCCTGGGTGGCGCTGCTGCTGCGGCCGTTCTCCGGCCTGCTGCCCGCCGACTTCCAGTACATCGGCCCGTGGATGTGCGCGTGCCTGATGCTCCAGGGCGCCTCGGCCGCCTGGGTGGCGCGGCGGACGGGCGCCACGGTGGCGCAGCAGTGGCTGGTGGGCGCGCTGCTGGTGCTGTCGCCCACGCTGCTGGCGCGCATGAGCATGGCGCACGAGGCGCTGTGCGCGCATTGGACGCTCATCCTGCTGGTGGGGCTGCACCTGGCTCCGCAGCGGGACGCGCGCGACGCGAAGCAGGCGCTGGGCATCGCGCTGGCGCTGTGCGTGTTCGCCGCGGGGGTGCACCCGGTGATTGCCGCCATGGTGCTGGCGCTCGCGCTGTCGCTGTGCGCGCGGACCGCGCTGGAGCGGAAGCTGCCTTGGCGCTGGCCCGTGCTGGGGGCCGTGGTGCACGTGGGCAGCGTGCTCGTGCTGTTCTACGTGCTGGGCTACCTGGGCACGGTCCGCACCCTGGGCGCGGGCTCCTTCGGCGGGTTCTCCGCGGACCTGTTGGCGTTCGTCAATCCCCTGGGCTACCAGCGGGACTTCTCCTGGTCGCGCTTCCTGAGCCCGCTGCCGAGGCAGGGCGCCCAGTACGAGGGCTTTGGCTACCTGGGGCTGGGCGTGCTCTTCGCGCTCTGGGCCGCGCTCGTGCTGGTCGTCCGCGACGCGCCGCTCGTCGCGCGGCACTGGCGCCGGTGGGTGCCCGTGGCGCTGGTGGCGCTGGGCCTGTTCTTCTTCGCGCTCTCCTCGCGCGTCACCTTGCGAGGCGAGCTCATCGCGGACCTGACGCGCCTCTACGCGCCCGTGATGCGGTGGGTGGAGCCCTTCCGCTCCTCCGGCCGCTTCGTGTGGCCGCTCTACTACCTGCTGGCGCTGGGCGCCGCGCTCGCGCTCATCCGCCTGCCCAAGCCCACGGTGGCGCCGTCGCTGCTGGCGCTGGCGTTGGCGCTGCAAGCCTTTGACGTGAATCTGGGGCGGGGCCATCAGGCGAAGGAAGGTCCGGCCTGGAACACGCAGCCATCCGACGCGCTCCGCGAGCTCGCGGTGGGGCGCGAGCACCTGGTGCTCTACCCGCCGCAGATGCATGACGGCTCCGGGCGGGGCTGCCGGGCCGGGCCCATGGACTTCCACCGCTGGGCCTACCGCGCCTACCGGCTGGGCCTCACCTTCAACAGCGGCTACGTCGCGCGCCTGGATGACGCGCGCGCCCAGTCCTACTGCCTGGGCCTGGATGACGACATCCGGGCGGGCAGGCTGGACCCACGGACTGTCTACCTCTCCATCCCGCAGCGGCTCCACGAGTTCCGCGCCATTCGCGGGACGCGCTGTGTGCAGGAGGAGCGGCTGTGGCTGTGCGTCCTGGAGCAGGCGCCTGCTCCGCCGGTGGAGCGGGCCGCCCCCTGA
- a CDS encoding NADPH:quinone oxidoreductase family protein, which translates to MRALQLQRLDGPDGLQLVDVPEPEAGDSVLIDVVAAGVSFPDLLLTRGQYQLKPALPFIPGVEVAGVVRQAPAGAAVKPGQRVMAFSFGLGGFAEVAAIQPEMVFPIPAGWSFEAAAGVVMNYHTAHFALHRRGRLKAEERVVVHGAAGGVGTAAVQVARGAQARVIAVVSDARKAEVARRAGAHEVLLSTEDWVSQVREKTGGLGANVVVDPVGGDIFDKSLKCLAPEGRLLVVGFAGGRIPEVQVNRLLLRNIDVVGVAWGGFLLHEPSLTPTIAKDLEAMAERGVLTPVVGPVFPLEQGAQALRELDARRATGKVVLRMREG; encoded by the coding sequence ATGCGCGCACTGCAACTGCAGCGGCTGGACGGGCCCGACGGGCTCCAACTGGTGGACGTGCCCGAGCCCGAGGCGGGGGACTCGGTCCTCATCGACGTGGTGGCGGCCGGGGTGAGCTTTCCGGACCTGCTGCTCACCCGAGGGCAGTACCAGCTCAAGCCCGCCCTGCCCTTCATTCCGGGCGTGGAGGTGGCCGGCGTGGTGCGGCAGGCCCCCGCGGGCGCGGCGGTGAAGCCAGGCCAGCGGGTGATGGCGTTCAGCTTTGGCCTGGGCGGCTTCGCGGAGGTGGCCGCGATTCAACCGGAGATGGTGTTCCCCATCCCCGCCGGCTGGAGCTTCGAGGCGGCGGCGGGCGTGGTGATGAACTACCACACGGCCCACTTCGCGCTGCACCGGCGAGGCCGGCTCAAGGCGGAGGAGCGCGTCGTGGTCCATGGCGCCGCGGGCGGCGTGGGCACGGCGGCGGTGCAGGTGGCGCGCGGCGCCCAGGCCCGCGTCATCGCCGTGGTGAGCGACGCGCGCAAGGCGGAGGTGGCCCGGCGCGCCGGGGCGCACGAGGTGCTGCTGTCGACGGAGGACTGGGTCTCCCAGGTGCGGGAGAAGACGGGCGGCCTGGGCGCCAACGTGGTGGTGGACCCGGTGGGCGGCGACATCTTCGACAAGAGCCTCAAGTGCCTGGCGCCCGAGGGCCGCCTGCTGGTGGTGGGCTTCGCGGGCGGACGCATCCCCGAGGTCCAGGTGAACCGGCTCCTGCTGCGAAACATCGACGTGGTGGGCGTGGCGTGGGGCGGCTTCCTCCTGCACGAGCCGTCCCTGACGCCCACCATCGCCAAGGATTTGGAGGCCATGGCGGAGCGCGGGGTGCTCACCCCCGTCGTGGGCCCGGTGTTCCCGCTGGAGCAGGGCGCGCAGGCCCTGCGAGAGCTCGACGCGCGGCGGGCGACGGGCAAGGTCGTGCTGCGCATGCGCGAGGGCTGA